CCGGTCCGGCGGTGCCGGGTGTCCGACTGCTGCCCGTAGGCGAATATGTTCGGCCGCAAGCCGACGAGTTCGGGGGCCGTACGGTCGGGCATGAGCGCGATCCCGGGCGAGGTCGACACCGACCGCCAGCCCCCGATGACGGTCCCGCTCCGGCACTTCCTCGTCGGGCTGGGGCTACTGGTCGCCGGCGGCGCCGTCGGCGTCCTCGACGCGGTGGGGACGCTGTCGGGTCTGTCGGGGCTGGCGCACGTCCACCTCCTGCTGGCGGGGTGGGTCTGCGTGACGATCATGGGCGCGATGGTGCAGTTCGTCCCCGTGTGGTCGAACGTCGCGCTGCACTCGCGGCGGCTCGCGACGGCCCAGCTGTGGCTCGTCGCCGCCGGCGTCGCCGGGATGGCCGCCTCCTTCGCGACCGGCGCCGTCGGCTGGGTCCACGCCTTCGGCGGCCTCGCCCTGCTGGGGTTCTGGACGTTCGTCTACAACGTCGGCCGGACCCTGCTCGGCGCCCGGCCCTGGGACGTGACCGAGCGCCACTTCGCGCTCGCGCTCGCCTTCTTCGCCGTCGTCCCCGCGATGGGGTTCGCCCTCGCGATGGATTACTCGGTCCTCTTTCTCGCCGACTCGCCGGTCAGCCGCGTCCGGTTGACCGCCGCCCACGCGACGCTTGCGGTCTTCGGTGCCGTCCTCACAACGGTACTGGGCGCGCTCTACCAGCTCGCCACGATGTTCACCCAGACCGAGCTACACGGTGTCGACACCCACCTCCAGCGGTTCGAGGAGGTCGGCTACCCGGCCGGCGTCCTCGCGCTCGCGACCGGGCGGCTGCTCGGGTCGGCGCCGCTGGCCCGCGTCGGCGGTCTCCTCGTCGCCGTCGCCCTCGGCGGGTTCGCCGTCGTCCTCGCGCGCAGGCTCGTCGAGACCTCCGTCGAGCGGACGCCGATGCTCTCGCGCTACGCCGTGGCCGCCGTCGCGATGGCCGCCTGGGCCGTCCTCACCGGCCGCGCCTGGCTCGCCGACCCGCTGGCCCCGTCGGCGCTGTTCGGCGGCGGGCCGGTCCACCTGCTCGTCTTCGGCGTCGTCGGCTTCGTCGTCCTCGGCACCCTCTATCACGTCGTCCCGTTCATCGTCTGGGTCCACCGCTACAGCGACCTGCTGGGGTACGAACAGGTCCCGATGATCGACGACCTCTACGACGACCGCCTCGCCGCCGCCGACTTCGCCTGCATCGCCCTCGGGACGGCCGGTCTCCTCGCGGCGAGCGCCCTCGATCTCCCCGCGACCGTCACGGCCGGCTCGGGCGCCCTCGCGACGGTCGGGTTCGCTCTGTTCGCCGCGAACCTGCTCGTGGTCGTCCGCGAGCACAGCCCTCGTCCCCTCCGCGGCGTGCTCGTCTCCCGACTCGGTGAGGGCGGCGCCGTGACGGACGACCCCGACGACGCGCCCGCGACCACCGAGGACACCGCGCCCTGAGAAGCGCGGGATTCTCGTCACCGGCGCGCGCTGGCGCGAGTCTCGCCTCGCGACCGTAGCCGCGCGAGGTCTGCGAGCGACCAGGGCGTCGTCTGCACACCCGAGGAACCGCCGGTCCCTCGCCGTCTTCGCGAGCGGTGCTCTCGCCCGATCCCGGAATTCTCCGATTTTCCGAGACACCGACCGCGAGCGGGCCGAGGGCGTCCAGCACCTGCTGTCGACTGCGGTCGCCGTCGCTCAACGCTTCACGGGACATCCAGCAGAAACACCCGCTCGACTCGCACGCCGAGCAGTCCCCGCTCGACGGACACACCGACCCACGGTCCTCAGTACGCGAACTCCGCCTCGACGGACTGGGCCGCCCGCACGAGTTCGGTGACGGCCTCGCGGTTCGAGAGCAGTTGCATCTCCGACCCCTCGAACTCCAGCGAGCCGCCCATCACGGCCTCCGTGACGTCGATGTCGTCCGCCAGGAGGTCGACCCAGACGGCGTAGGGGCCGGCCAGCCCGAAGTCGTAGTCGGCGTCGGGGTCGTTGCCGCGGGCGGCCACGCAGGCGCCGTCGGCGACGACGACGGTGAGCGTGACGGGGTCGCCGTCGTAGCGGTCGTCCGGCAGGATGACGAACCGGAAGGTCGCGTCGAAGCCCGCGGCCGCCTCCGCGAACGCCTCGCGGTCGTTGAGTCGCGCCTGGAGCCGGTCGGCCCACTCGTCGGCCTCGCCCGGCAGCGTCGGTGTCATTGGTCCGGTGTGGCTCGCTCGGCGGCTTTGGTGTTTCGGGTTCCGGCGGCGAGCGGCGCCGCCCCCTCGACAGTGCACACGGCCGGGGAACGAGCGGCGAGCGCCCCGCTACAGCTCCAGCCCGCGGATCGCGACGGACCCCTCGCCGTCTTCGACGCGGCCGACGATCCGGCCGTCCTCGGTGGCGTTGACGACTTCTTCGGCGTCGGCCTCGGGCATCGCGGCGACGAACCCGGTGCCCATGTTGAACGTGCGGTGCATCTCCTCGTCGGTCACGTCGCCCTCCTGCTGCACGAACGCGAAGACCGGCTGGGCGTCGAAGGGGTCGGTGATCTCGTAGTGGCGATCGCCCATCCGGGTGAGGTTCGTCCACCCGCCGCCGGTGACGTGGGCGGCGGCGTGGGTGTCGACCTCCCGGAGCGGGCCGAGCAGGTCGCTGTAGATGCGCGTGGGTTCGAGCAGTTCCTCGCCGATGGAGCGGTCGGGCTCGGGCGGGAACGGGTCGGTGTACCCGTGGTCGCGCGTGACGGCCTCGCGGGCGAGCGTCAGGCCGTTCGAGTGGATCCCCGAGGAGGGCCACCCCACGACCACGTCGCCGGCCTGGGCCTCGCCGGGGAAGACCCCGTCCTTGGGGGCGAGGCCGGCGCAGGTCCCGGCGATGTCCAGGCCCTTGATCACGTCGGGCATCACGGCCGTCTCGCCGCCGACCAGCGCGACGCCGGCCCGTTCGGCGCCCTCGTCGAGTCCCTCGCCGATCTGCTCGGCCGTCTCGTCGTCGGGCTCCTCGACGGCGAGGTAGTCGACGAAGGCGACTGGGTCGACGCCCGCCGCCACGAGGTCGTTGGCGTTCATCGCGATGCAGTCGATGCCGATGGTCGAGTAGTCGTCGAGCGCCTCGGCCACCAGGAGTTTCGTGCCGACGCCGTCGGCCGCCAGCGCGAGGTAGCGGTCGCCGATGTCCAGCAGGCCGGCGAAGTCGCCCTCGAAGTCGCCGGTGGCGCCGACCAGCGCCGCCGTCGCGGCCTCCTGGCCGGCGATGTCGACGCCCGCCTCGGCGTAGGTCAGTCCCTCGCCGTCCTCGTTCGTGTCGCTCCCGTTCGCCGCGTCGTCGGCGTCCCCGTCGGTCATGTGGGATACCCCGCGGAGCGCGAGCAAAAGGCCACCGTTTCGGGTGGAACGGGGCGGCCAGCGGTGGCCGCCGCGCGAGCGGGCTACCCCTCGAAGGGCGGCTCGTAGTCGTTGCGGATGTAGTAGCGCACCCAGTTGCCGTAGGTGCGGTCGGCGGGGGTGTCGGAGACCTGTTCGTAGCGGACGGTGCCGCTCTCGTCGATCACGTAGGTCGCGGCGAGGCCGGTCAGGCCGTGGCTCGTCTCCTCGGTGCCGCTGTAGCGGTCGCAGACCTCGCCGTCGGGGTCGGCGAGCAACTGGATCTGCAGGTCGTAACGGTCGCGCATCTCCGTGACCTCGGGGAGCGGGTCGGGGACGACGGGGACGACGCTCACGTCGTCGTGGAACCACATGTCGTAGGACACTTCGCTGAACGTCTGGAGCTGCTCGGCACAGAAGGAACACCAGACGCCGCGGTTGATCAGGACGACCGCCGGCCCCTCCTCGAGTTCGTCGCTCAGCGAGACGGTGTCCCCGGCCGTGCTCGGCAGTTCGAACTCGGGAGCGGATTCGCCTTCGAGACTCATACCTCCCGGGAGGGACGCGAGCGTGGTAAGTCGCCGGCCGGCAGTGTGCGGGTCGCGCCCAGGCGCGACGGCGCGTTCGGCGCGAGCGTCAACTGGCCGCGGAACCCTCGTCCTCGACGCTCTCGTCGATGGCCATCCCGGTCGTCATGACCGCCTGCATCCCCTCCTCGACGGACAGGTCCACGTCGAAGATCCGGTCCTCGGGGAGGTTGACGAGGTGGCCGCCCATCACGGGGTTGGGGGCCATCGGGACGAAGACGGTCTCCATCTCGCCGTGGTCGGCGGCCTCCTCGATCGTCGGCGGCGCGCTCGCGGTGAGGAAGGCCAGCGCGAAGCAGTCCTCGCGGGGGAACTCGACGATCTTCACCTCGCGGAAGCTCTCGGTGTCGCCCTCGACCATCACGTCGCTCATGCGCTCGACGCTGGTGTAGATCGAGCCGATCCCCGGCAGGTCCTCCATGAGCACGTCGAACCGGCGGGCGATGTGCGTCTCCGGGCCGTGCTGGGCGGCGAAGCCGACGGCGAACACGAACCCCACCACGAGGGTCCCGGCCAGCAGCTGGACGACCCAGGTGCTCATCTCCCCGCCGGGGCCGACGGCGACGATCACGTCGGCCAGCGGCGACAGCAGACCGGCGACGAACCCCAGCGCCCAGACGAGCACCAGCACCGTGATCAGGAACGGGACCGTCAGCGCCAGCCCCGACAGCAGCGTCTGTCTGAGGTCCCGGCGCACCTCCCTGCTCTCCTCGGCCGCGATCTCGGCGATGTCGTCGACGTTCGGTCCGGACATACGACCGGTTGGAGCCCGAGGCCGAAGTGCCTTGTTCGGACCGGGGGCTCACCGGTTTTCCACCGGCCCCGGCCTCTCAGAAGAACGTCCGCAGGTACACCCGCTCTGACGGGAACAGCGCCGCGAGCGCGTCGGCGACCGACTCCTCGGCCACGGAGAGCCCGCCGACGCGGCGGGCGGTCGCGGCGTCGTGGTAGCCGACCACGAGCTGCGAGAGCGTCCCCACGTCGAGTGTCGCGTCCGCCTCGCCCGCCGGCTCGTCGACCGCCGCGCACTCGGCGTCGCCGCCCTCGACGGTCAGCCGGAAGTGCCCGTCGTTCCAGTCGGCCGTCCCGTCGGCCACGGCGAGCGCGAGGTCGGCGCTCGCGTCGTCGGGGTAGGGACAGGCCGCCAGCGCGTCCGTCACGTCGACGACGCGGACCATCGGCCCAGTCCGCACCTCGCAGTCGACCGCGTCGGGGTCGGGAACGAGATCGAGGAGATCCGCTCGACCCTCGCGCTCGAAGTGTACCTCGGTCGCCTGGGAGTCGTGGTCGGCGAGGAATCCGAGGAGGTCGAGCCACGCCTCGTGGTCGACGGCGGCCGCGTCGTCGACGGTGAGCCGGCGCTCGTCGAACCCCTCGCCGGCGTCCGCGAAACTGTAGACGAGATAGCCCACGGGCTCGCCGGCCCGCTCCCAGACGTACGCCCACGGGCGGTCGTCGCTCCCTTCCGCCAGCACGCGCTCGCGCCACCACGTCTCAGAGCGCCGCCGGAGCGCGAGCGTCGTCGCCTCGGCGGCCGCCTCGTGGACCGACTGGAGCGTGCGCCACTCGTCGAGGTCGACCGGGCGCGCGCGGCCGTCGGCTTCCCCGCGGGCGAACGCCAGCTGGGCCGGCGGGCAGGTGTACTCGCTGTACGTGTTGGCCGTCGCCCAGCCGAACTGCTCGTAGTACGACCGCGAGAACGGCCACAGCGCCGAGAGGGGGTACTCGCCGCGCCACCGCGCCAGGGCGTCGTCGACCAGCGCGCGGACGTGCCCCGCCCGCCGGTGTTCCGGCGGCGTGGCGACGGCGGCCAGGCCGGCGAGCGGGACCCACTCGCCGCGCAGGGTCGCCCGGAAGTCGTAGTGGCCGCAGACGGCGCGGAGTTCGTCGCCGGCGACGACCCCGTACCGGTCGGCGATCCGCTCGGGCTCGTCGTCGTAGGTCTGTGGCCCGTCCCCCGGCGAGAAGGCGTAGTCGACGATCCGCCGGAACTCGGCGAAGCGGTCGGCCGACAGCGGTCGCACCGCGACGCCCGCGTCGTCGGTGTCGTCGCCGTCGCCCGTCATACTCCCCCGTTCTCGAACTCCAGGACGACGGGGCGGTGGTCGGAGACCTGCACGTCGATCACGTCGCAGCGGGTGGGCTCGATGTCGGGGGAGGCGAGGAAGAAATCGAGGGTGCGCGTCTCGGAGACCAGGGTGTCGAGCGGGCGCTTGGGCACCGTCTCGCCGGGGTCGTGGAGGACCAGCCCCGTCTCCTCGAGGGCGGTCTCGACCTCCTCCAGGCCGTCGTAGGCGTTGAAGTCGCCGGCGACGACGACGCGCTCGCGTTCGGCGACGATGGCGGCGATCTCGTCGAGCTGCTTGCGGCGGCCGCGGCCGCTCATCGCGAGGTGGACCGCGAAGATAGAGAGGTCGCCGATGCGGACCTCGGTGACGAGCCGCTTGGGGCCGGTCTCGAGGTAGTGGGCCTCGATGGTGGCGTCGATGTCGTCGCGGACGAGCAGGCCGTTCGAGAGGTGCGAGAGCACGGGCAGGCGGCCGAGGACGTTGCCGTCGCCGTACTTGGCGTCGGCGCGGGCGTGGTAGGCCAGCCCGCGGTCGGTCAGCGCCTCCGCGAGGCGGGTGACCTGCCCCTCGGTCATGGTGCGGGCCGACCCCTGGTCGACCTCCAGCAGGCAGACCACGTCGGGCCGCTCGTCGGCGATCACGTCGACGAGGCGCTCGGTGGCGCGCTGTTCGGCGGCGTCGTCGCCGAGCATCGCCCGGTGGGGTTTCAGCGCGTACTCGCGCAGCGATCCATCGTAGTCGAGCAGGTAACCGGCGTTACACGAGAGTATCTTCACACGTTCTCCGTCGCCTGTGGGGCGACCGACCGTCCGTTGGAGGGACTGAGCCGGGACGAGGGTATAAAACCGACGGTGACCTGTCGGCGGAGGAGGGCGTCGGCGTCCGCCGGACGGCGGCTCGGCGGAGCGGCGGCGACCGTACAGCGGCGCGGAGACGCGACTGGCGAGAAGCGAAACGCGAGGGGCCGCGACCCGCGGGGAGCGCCCGCGGCGGGCCCGAACCGTGCGGCGTGGGCCGACGCGGTGTCGGAGTCAGAAGGTCTCGAGGTAGCGGTCGAGCTCCCAGTCGGAGACGTCGACGCGGTAGTCGTCGAACTCCTGGGTCTTCGCCTCGACGAAGTTCTCGTAGACGTGCTCGCCGAGGGCGTCGGCGACGACCTCGTCGTTCTCGAGGGCGTCGAGGGCCTCGCCGAGGTTCGTCGGTAGCGTGTCGATGCCGTACTCCTCGCGCTTCTGTTCGTCGAACTCGTAGATGTTCTCGCGGACCGGGTCGTCGCAGTCGAGGCCGCGCTCGATGCCGTCGAGGCCGGCGTGGATGAGCGCGGCGAAGGCGAGGTAGGGGTTACACGACGGGTCCGGGAAGCGCGCCTCGATGCGGGAGGCGGCCGGGACGCGCGCGGCGGGCTTGCGGATGAGCGCCGAGCGGTTCCGGTCGGACCAGGCGACGTAGACGGGCGCCTCGTAGCCCGGGACCAGGCGCTTGTAGGAGTTGACGGTCGGGTTCGTGACCGCCGCGATGGCGGGCGCGTGTTCGAGGATGCCGGCGGTGAACTGCTTGGCCGTCTCGCTCAGGTCGAACTCGTCGTCGCCGTCGTGGAAGGCGTTCTCGCCGTCCTCCGTGAACAGCGAGAGGTGGGTGTGCATGCCCGACCCGTTGATGCGCGGGATCGGCTTGGGCATGAAGGTGGCGTGGAGGTCGTGTTCGGCCGCGATGGCGCGGACCACGGCGCGGAAAGTGGCGACGTTGTCGGCCGTCGACAGCGCGTCGTCGTAGGTGAAGTTGATCTCGTGTTGGCCCTGGGCGACCTCGTGGTGGGAGGCCTCGATGTCGAAGCCCATGTCCTCCAGGCCGAAGATGATGTCCCGTCGCACGTCCTGGGCGAGGTCCTTCGGCGCGAGGTCGAAGTAGCCGCCGGCGTCGTTGGTCTTCGTCGTCGCGCGACCCTCCTCGTCCTCCTCGAAGAGGAAGAACTCGGGCTCGGGCGCGGCGTTGACGGTGTAGCCCATGTCCTCGGCGCGCTGGATGGCGCGCTTGAGCACCCCGCGCGGGTCGCCGGAGAACGGCTGGCCGCTGGAGGTGTCGATGACGTCACAGATGAGCCGGCCGGCGGCGCTGTCGTCGTCGTTGCGCCACGGCAGGACGGCGAACGTCGACGGGTCCGGGTCCAGGCGCATGTCCGACTCCTGGATGCGGACGAAGCCGTTGATCGACGACCCGTCGAAGTAGATACCCTCGGTGAACGCCTTCTCGGCCTGGTCGGCCGGGACCGAGACGTTCTTGACCGTCCCCAGAATGTCCGTGAACTGCAGCCGCAGGAAGTCGACGTTCTGCTCCTCGATCTCGTCGAGTACGTCCTGTGCCTCGGCGGAGAGACCCCCGTCCGGTTTCGCGTTTTCGCTTGTCATTGTTATCGACACCTGAAGGGTATACCCATAGTATTAAAATCCTACCCATCTGCGCAAATCTTCCCCTTCGGGAGACGGAATTGTATATTCGTAAAATTCTAATGCCCCGGTGTCGTCTGTGGACGTAATGACGTACGAAAATCTGGACCGCAAGTTGGTAAATGCGCTGCTGGGCGACGGGCGTGCGAGCCTGCGCAGCCTCGGCGAGGACCTCGACGTGTCGGTGACCACGGTGTCGAACCACCTCTCGGACCTGGAGGAGGACGGCATCATCGAGGGGTACACCCCCAAGGTCGACTACGACAAACTCGGCTACGACGTGACCGCCATCCTCCAGCTGAAGATCGAGGGCAGCTCCCTCCCGGAGGTCACCGAGTCGCTGCGCGAGCACGACCAGATGATCTCCGTCTACGAGGTGACCGGCGACTACGACATCATCGCCATCGGCAAGTTCACCGACACCGACGGCATGAACGAGCACATCAAGGAGCTGCTCGTCGACCCCGAGATCAAGGAGTCGAACACGAGCGTCGTGCTCAACGCCGCCTCCGAGCACGAGCAGTTCGAGCTCGACACCGAGTAGCCCGGCAAGTCGACGCCGCGCAGCGGACAGTCGCGCCCGCGCCGGACGGCGTGTACCCACCGGGTGTGGGTGGCGCGATTACCACCGGTTTTCCACTCTCGTAGCGACCGCCAGCGTCCCGTAGAGTGCTCTCCCGGGTTCTCGTGCAAACGAACGGATGGCCCGGTGCGACACGCGACCGTAGCGGTCGCTGGCCGGTCGAAAACGGAGAATCGCGGACTGCGGTCGGTTCGGGAGCCGCAGCGGTCGGCGGGCGGTTCGAGGGTCGGCGGGTAAGCGTCCGCGCGCCGAAGGCGCGCGGTTCACCGGACGCGAGGGAGCGGAGCGACCGACGCGTCCGGCTTTTTCCCCAAGTTTTTGCGACGGAGGATTCCCGCAGGCGCGCGAAGCGCGCCGAGGAACTCTCCGTCGCAAAAAGCGGGCCTACATCATGCCGCCCATGCCGCCGCCCATACCGCCCATGCCGCCGCCCATGCCGCCGGGCGCGCCGCCGGGGCCGCCGGGCGCACCGCCTTCGTCGTCGTCGTCGGTGCCGCCGCCCTTCAGGTCGCCCGCGGCGATCACGTCGTCGATGCGGAGGATCATGACCGCGGCCTCCGTGGCGCTCTCGACGGCCTGGGTCTTGACGCGGAGCGGCTCGACGACGCCGTCCTCGACCATGTCGACCACGTCGCCGGAGTAGGCGTCGAGGCCGACCGTGGTCTCGCCGCCGTCGTGCCGGGAGCGCAGGTCGACCAGCGAGTCGATGGGGTCGAGGCCGGCGTTCTCGGCGAGCGTGCGCGGGACGACGTCGATGGCGTCGGCGAACGCCTCGACGGCCAGCTGCTCGCGGCCGCCGACGGAGTCGGCGAAGTCACGGAGTTCCAGCGCGAGGTGGGCCTCCGGGGCGCCGCCGCCCGGGAGGACCTGCCCGTCTTCGAGAGTCACGGAGACGACGCCCAGCGAGTCCTCGATGGCGCGCTCGACCTCGTCGGCGACGTGCTCGGTGCCGCCGCGGAGGATCATCGTGACGGCCTTGGCGTCCTCGACGTCCTCGACGAAGATGCGCTCGTCGCCGGCGACGTCCTTCTGGGCGACCGAGCCCGCGAAGCCCAGATCGTCGGCGGTGATGTCGTCGATGTTGGAGACGATGCGGGCGCCCGTCGACCGGGAGAGCGCCTTCATGTCGGACTTCTTCGCGCGGCGCACTGCCAGAATACCCTCCTGGGCGAGGTAGTGCTGGGCCATGTCGTCGATGCCCTTCTGGCAGATGACGACGTCGGCGCCGGCGTCTTTGAGCTTGTCGACGTACTCGCGGAGCTGTTCTTCCTCCTGGTCGAGGAACTGCTGGAGCTGGTCGGGGTCGGTGACGTTGACCTCGGTGTCGAGCTCGGTCTCGGGCACCTCGATGGCGGTGTCGAGCAGCGCCACGTCGGCGTCCTCGACGGCGTAGGGCATGTTCTCGTGGACGCGCTCCTTGTCGATGATGACGCCCTCGACGAGCTCGGACTCGTCGATGGAGCCGCCGACGACGGTCTCGAGCTGGATGTTGTCCGTGTCGACGCCCTCCTCGTCGGCGACCGACTGGACGGCGTCGACGACGAGCGCGGAGAGGGTGTCCTTGGCGTTCTCGGCGCCCTTGCCGGTCATGGCGGTGGCGGCGATGGACTCGAGGATCTCGGTGTCGTCGGCGTCGACCTCGATGGCGATGTCCTCGAGGGCCTCCTTGGCCTTCTCGGCGGCCTGGCGGTAGCCCTGCGCGAGGATGGTGGCGTGGATGTCCTGGTCGAGGAGGTCCTCGGCCTTGCCCAGCAGTTCGCCGGAGATGACGACGGCCGTGGTCGTGCCGTCGCCGACCTCGTCCTCCTGGGTCTGGGCGACCTCGACGATCATGTTGGCCGCCGGGTGCTCGATGTCCATCTCCTCGAGGATGGTGACGCCGTCGTTGGTGACGACGACCCCGCCGGAGTCGTCGACGAGCATCTTGTCCATCCCCTTCGGACCCAGTGTGGTCCGTACGGACTCCGCGACGGCCTTCCCGGCCGTGATGTTCATGGACTGTGCGTCCTTGCCCGAGGTCCGCTGGGAGTCCTCGGACATGATGATGAGGGGCTGGTTACCCATCTGCTGAGACATAATCAAGAGAGAGGTTGATTGCGATTCTATATAAAAGTACCGGAGGATACCGGCGTTCGGTTCGCTGCGTGCCCGAGCGGAGTGTGCGAACTCGTATCAAGGGACTATTTATATAGAGTCGACCGCCGGAACCGGCGCCGGAGGGGGCGGCTCGGCGGATCCCCTTTGACCGGCGGGCCCGTACGGGGGGTATGGCAGAGACACCGACGGTCGGACCGGAGCGCAGCGGTCGCCGAACCATCGGAACGGTGGTCGCGGGCGTCCTCCTCGTCAACCTCGCCGGCGCGGCGCCGGCGGTGCTGTCGGGCCCCGGGTCGCCGTGGTTCCAGGGGCTCGCGAAACCCGCTATCTACCCGCCGCCGTGGCTGTTCGGCGTCGTCTGGACGCTCCTGTTCACCCTGATGGGCGTCGCCGTCGCGCTCGTGTGGCTGGCCGGTGAGAGCGACCCGGTCGGAGGGGGACGCGACGGCTGGACCGCCCGCCGGGTCGCGCTGGCGGCGTTCGTCGGCCAGATGGTCCTCAACGTCGCCTGGACACCAGCCTTCTTCGCCGCGGAGAACCTGCTCGCCGGGCTCGTCGTGATCGTCGCACTGTGGCCCGCCGTGGTCGCGACCATCTGGGCGTTCGACCGCGTCGACCGTCGTGCTGCGGCGCTGCTCGTGCCGTATCTCGCCTGGGTCACCTTCGCCGCGGTGTTGAACTACCGGTTCCTGGCGCTGAACTGAGAGTCCAGTGGCCGATGTCGAATCGAACGGCCGCTCAGAGCGGCTTCGGCCGGACGTACGCGTCGACGTTCGCACCGTCGAGGTCTTCGAGCGTGTCGACGAACCGGTCTTCCCCGCCGTCGGTCAGCGCTTCGAGGCCGCTGTCGTCGTCGCCGCCACCGCAGCCTCCGGACCGCTGGTGAGGCTACAGTTTGTCCAGTCGAAGAGAACGTCCCAGCAGGTCAAAATAGACCAGAGTCGGTTCTGGACCTTCAGTTCAGAGCAGATTCTGCCGGATGTACGTATCGACGTTCTCTCCGTCCAGTTCGTCGAGCGTGTCTAGGGCATCCTCGATCGAGTCGAGGTCATCGTCGGTGAAATCGTCCTGCTGGGCGACTCGCCCCAGCGAGATCAGCAGATCATGTTTACTCACGTCGGTGTCCAAGTTCATCACTTTCGTTACGACGTTCTCGTCGTCGGGACCGTCCAGACGGACGAACGACGGTGGGATCGCCTCGTGCAGCAACGCCGACGCGTGTTCGTCGGTGTGTGGCTCCCGGGGAATCTCCGCCAGCATCGCCTGGATCAGGTCGAGCTGGTCGTCGTGTTTTTTGTCGACGACGTTCCGGACGAACGCGTCGTCGTCGACTCGCCGGAGGTTCCGCTCGTCGTCGACGCGGACGCGGCGGAGCCGAAGCGCGTCGTTCGTGAACTCGCCAGAGATGTCGTCCGGTTCGACGCCCACGTCCGCGCCGTACTCGCCAGCGTCGAGGTTGGCGAACGGGTCGGAGAGACCGACCGCTTGGCCG
Above is a genomic segment from Halosimplex halophilum containing:
- a CDS encoding SCP2 sterol-binding domain-containing protein: MTPTLPGEADEWADRLQARLNDREAFAEAAAGFDATFRFVILPDDRYDGDPVTLTVVVADGACVAARGNDPDADYDFGLAGPYAVWVDLLADDIDVTEAVMGGSLEFEGSEMQLLSNREAVTELVRAAQSVEAEFAY
- the purM gene encoding phosphoribosylformylglycinamidine cyclo-ligase — translated: MTDGDADDAANGSDTNEDGEGLTYAEAGVDIAGQEAATAALVGATGDFEGDFAGLLDIGDRYLALAADGVGTKLLVAEALDDYSTIGIDCIAMNANDLVAAGVDPVAFVDYLAVEEPDDETAEQIGEGLDEGAERAGVALVGGETAVMPDVIKGLDIAGTCAGLAPKDGVFPGEAQAGDVVVGWPSSGIHSNGLTLAREAVTRDHGYTDPFPPEPDRSIGEELLEPTRIYSDLLGPLREVDTHAAAHVTGGGWTNLTRMGDRHYEITDPFDAQPVFAFVQQEGDVTDEEMHRTFNMGTGFVAAMPEADAEEVVNATEDGRIVGRVEDGEGSVAIRGLEL
- a CDS encoding peroxiredoxin family protein; protein product: MSLEGESAPEFELPSTAGDTVSLSDELEEGPAVVLINRGVWCSFCAEQLQTFSEVSYDMWFHDDVSVVPVVPDPLPEVTEMRDRYDLQIQLLADPDGEVCDRYSGTEETSHGLTGLAATYVIDESGTVRYEQVSDTPADRTYGNWVRYYIRNDYEPPFEG
- a CDS encoding DUF502 domain-containing protein, whose product is MSGPNVDDIAEIAAEESREVRRDLRQTLLSGLALTVPFLITVLVLVWALGFVAGLLSPLADVIVAVGPGGEMSTWVVQLLAGTLVVGFVFAVGFAAQHGPETHIARRFDVLMEDLPGIGSIYTSVERMSDVMVEGDTESFREVKIVEFPREDCFALAFLTASAPPTIEEAADHGEMETVFVPMAPNPVMGGHLVNLPEDRIFDVDLSVEEGMQAVMTTGMAIDESVEDEGSAAS
- a CDS encoding GNAT family N-acetyltransferase; translation: MTGDGDDTDDAGVAVRPLSADRFAEFRRIVDYAFSPGDGPQTYDDEPERIADRYGVVAGDELRAVCGHYDFRATLRGEWVPLAGLAAVATPPEHRRAGHVRALVDDALARWRGEYPLSALWPFSRSYYEQFGWATANTYSEYTCPPAQLAFARGEADGRARPVDLDEWRTLQSVHEAAAEATTLALRRRSETWWRERVLAEGSDDRPWAYVWERAGEPVGYLVYSFADAGEGFDERRLTVDDAAAVDHEAWLDLLGFLADHDSQATEVHFEREGRADLLDLVPDPDAVDCEVRTGPMVRVVDVTDALAACPYPDDASADLALAVADGTADWNDGHFRLTVEGGDAECAAVDEPAGEADATLDVGTLSQLVVGYHDAATARRVGGLSVAEESVADALAALFPSERVYLRTFF
- a CDS encoding endonuclease/exonuclease/phosphatase family protein, which codes for MKILSCNAGYLLDYDGSLREYALKPHRAMLGDDAAEQRATERLVDVIADERPDVVCLLEVDQGSARTMTEGQVTRLAEALTDRGLAYHARADAKYGDGNVLGRLPVLSHLSNGLLVRDDIDATIEAHYLETGPKRLVTEVRIGDLSIFAVHLAMSGRGRRKQLDEIAAIVAERERVVVAGDFNAYDGLEEVETALEETGLVLHDPGETVPKRPLDTLVSETRTLDFFLASPDIEPTRCDVIDVQVSDHRPVVLEFENGGV
- the glnA gene encoding type I glutamate--ammonia ligase; the encoded protein is MTSENAKPDGGLSAEAQDVLDEIEEQNVDFLRLQFTDILGTVKNVSVPADQAEKAFTEGIYFDGSSINGFVRIQESDMRLDPDPSTFAVLPWRNDDDSAAGRLICDVIDTSSGQPFSGDPRGVLKRAIQRAEDMGYTVNAAPEPEFFLFEEDEEGRATTKTNDAGGYFDLAPKDLAQDVRRDIIFGLEDMGFDIEASHHEVAQGQHEINFTYDDALSTADNVATFRAVVRAIAAEHDLHATFMPKPIPRINGSGMHTHLSLFTEDGENAFHDGDDEFDLSETAKQFTAGILEHAPAIAAVTNPTVNSYKRLVPGYEAPVYVAWSDRNRSALIRKPAARVPAASRIEARFPDPSCNPYLAFAALIHAGLDGIERGLDCDDPVRENIYEFDEQKREEYGIDTLPTNLGEALDALENDEVVADALGEHVYENFVEAKTQEFDDYRVDVSDWELDRYLETF
- the lrp gene encoding HTH-type transcriptional regulator Lrp, producing the protein MTYENLDRKLVNALLGDGRASLRSLGEDLDVSVTTVSNHLSDLEEDGIIEGYTPKVDYDKLGYDVTAILQLKIEGSSLPEVTESLREHDQMISVYEVTGDYDIIAIGKFTDTDGMNEHIKELLVDPEIKESNTSVVLNAASEHEQFELDTE
- the thsA gene encoding thermosome subunit alpha, which produces MGNQPLIIMSEDSQRTSGKDAQSMNITAGKAVAESVRTTLGPKGMDKMLVDDSGGVVVTNDGVTILEEMDIEHPAANMIVEVAQTQEDEVGDGTTTAVVISGELLGKAEDLLDQDIHATILAQGYRQAAEKAKEALEDIAIEVDADDTEILESIAATAMTGKGAENAKDTLSALVVDAVQSVADEEGVDTDNIQLETVVGGSIDESELVEGVIIDKERVHENMPYAVEDADVALLDTAIEVPETELDTEVNVTDPDQLQQFLDQEEEQLREYVDKLKDAGADVVICQKGIDDMAQHYLAQEGILAVRRAKKSDMKALSRSTGARIVSNIDDITADDLGFAGSVAQKDVAGDERIFVEDVEDAKAVTMILRGGTEHVADEVERAIEDSLGVVSVTLEDGQVLPGGGAPEAHLALELRDFADSVGGREQLAVEAFADAIDVVPRTLAENAGLDPIDSLVDLRSRHDGGETTVGLDAYSGDVVDMVEDGVVEPLRVKTQAVESATEAAVMILRIDDVIAAGDLKGGGTDDDDEGGAPGGPGGAPGGMGGGMGGMGGGMGGMM